A window of Prolixibacter sp. SD074 contains these coding sequences:
- a CDS encoding VCBS repeat-containing protein codes for MEEYQSTRDFSPRESDFEMLNGFPMVFYANQYFKNFRGAVVADINDDGVQAIVTGSDEIVYAINGSGEIIWESENLPGNITYPPAVADVDGDGLMEIAVNTNYTNNYWDGSVCLFDHEGTMVDRWPVSFDNHTMTCAPAIADIDEDGTMEIISFKRKTGSGNIEAGVYVFTPSGASFSDDWPVIRPGTPAVTPSVGDVDADGSNDIVVQNHPEKGNISYQHRIGCKVVSSGFLNFSKIIRGSVIFLKRKAYG; via the coding sequence GTGGAAGAATATCAATCCACGCGGGATTTTTCTCCGCGTGAAAGTGATTTTGAAATGTTGAATGGGTTTCCCATGGTTTTTTATGCCAATCAATATTTTAAAAACTTTCGGGGGGCCGTTGTCGCTGATATTAATGATGATGGCGTTCAGGCGATTGTTACCGGGAGCGATGAAATTGTGTATGCCATCAACGGTAGTGGTGAAATTATTTGGGAAAGTGAAAATCTTCCGGGAAATATAACTTATCCTCCTGCTGTTGCAGATGTTGATGGCGATGGACTTATGGAAATTGCTGTTAACACCAATTATACCAATAATTATTGGGATGGTTCGGTGTGTCTTTTCGACCATGAAGGCACTATGGTTGACAGATGGCCCGTATCTTTCGACAACCACACTATGACTTGTGCTCCGGCCATTGCCGATATTGATGAAGACGGGACTATGGAGATAATCTCTTTTAAAAGAAAAACCGGTTCAGGCAATATCGAAGCCGGGGTATATGTTTTCACGCCATCGGGGGCATCATTCAGTGATGACTGGCCGGTAATCCGGCCCGGAACACCTGCCGTTACTCCTTCCGTAGGCGATGTGGATGCCGACGGATCCAACGATATCGTGGTGCAAAATCATCCCGAAAAGGGAAATATCAGCTACCAACACCGGATCGGCTGCAAAGTAGTATCCAGTGGATTCCTCAATTTCTCCAAGATCATCCGCGGAAGCGTTATATTTTTGAAAAGAAAAGCATATGGTTAG
- a CDS encoding aldehyde dehydrogenase family protein: METSTQDGNFVQKVRNIFDAQKAHQHVIKQTSAEQRIEKLKRFREGVLKYAEEVGEALYADFQRPPVVSYAIEVGTLLNHIDYTVAHAAEWLQREPIVAAYQPPTGFTTEIVYEPKGVVLIVGPWNVPFFLTLYPLISAIAAGDTAIIKPSELTPNHSALLSKLIADCFDENEVTVIEGGVAETTELLKLPFDHIYFTGSPKVAKIVMKAAAENLTSVTLELGGKAPAIIHESADLDKAVPRIIKAKALNAGQICMDTDYVLIPKSMENAFIEKTNTYLKDAYYTKGDFNYDDYDQIINVPNFNRLKRLFDDAVANSAKVEVGGVFDEQLRRIQPTVLTNVSLDSAIMKEEIFGPLLPIITYDTQEEIVDIIRAIEKPLALYVFSNDNEFTDYIISHTTSGGVTVNDVMTHAFDPAMPFGGVNQSGIGKGYGKYGFLEMTNARAVVYQSPELPNDEFFKPPYEGKAETILGSLK, translated from the coding sequence ATGGAAACATCAACACAGGACGGGAATTTCGTCCAAAAAGTACGAAATATCTTTGATGCACAAAAAGCGCATCAGCACGTTATAAAACAGACTTCCGCTGAACAGCGAATTGAAAAACTAAAAAGATTCCGCGAGGGGGTGCTGAAGTACGCAGAAGAGGTCGGTGAAGCACTTTATGCCGATTTTCAGAGACCGCCCGTAGTTAGCTATGCAATAGAAGTGGGCACATTATTGAACCATATTGACTATACAGTGGCACATGCTGCGGAATGGTTGCAACGCGAGCCCATTGTGGCAGCCTATCAGCCGCCAACCGGTTTTACTACAGAAATCGTTTATGAGCCTAAAGGTGTCGTATTGATTGTTGGCCCGTGGAATGTGCCGTTTTTCCTGACGCTTTATCCCTTAATATCAGCTATAGCAGCTGGTGATACAGCCATCATCAAACCGTCGGAGCTTACACCTAACCACAGTGCGTTATTAAGCAAACTTATAGCAGATTGCTTTGATGAGAATGAGGTTACGGTAATTGAGGGGGGGGTCGCGGAAACTACGGAATTGCTCAAACTGCCTTTTGATCATATTTATTTTACGGGAAGTCCAAAAGTGGCAAAAATTGTCATGAAGGCTGCTGCGGAAAACCTTACTTCCGTTACATTAGAACTTGGTGGCAAAGCACCTGCTATTATTCACGAATCGGCAGATTTGGACAAAGCTGTTCCCCGTATTATCAAAGCAAAGGCATTAAACGCTGGTCAGATATGCATGGATACCGATTATGTATTGATACCCAAGAGTATGGAGAACGCTTTCATAGAAAAAACCAACACTTACCTTAAGGATGCCTACTATACCAAAGGGGATTTCAATTACGATGATTATGATCAGATTATCAATGTACCGAATTTCAACCGTTTGAAACGACTTTTTGATGATGCGGTTGCCAATAGTGCCAAAGTTGAAGTAGGAGGTGTTTTTGATGAGCAACTTCGCCGGATACAGCCTACTGTATTGACCAACGTTTCTTTGGATTCGGCTATTATGAAAGAAGAAATTTTCGGGCCACTTTTGCCTATTATTACTTATGATACCCAAGAAGAAATAGTAGATATTATCCGTGCTATTGAAAAACCGCTTGCTTTGTATGTGTTTAGTAATGACAATGAATTTACAGATTATATTATCAGCCATACAACTTCCGGAGGCGTAACGGTAAACGATGTAATGACCCACGCCTTTGATCCTGCGATGCCGTTTGGTGGTGTGAACCAGAGCGGTATCGGAAAAGGTTATGGCAAGTATGGCTTTTTGGAAATGACAAATGCACGTGCCGTAGTTTACCAGTCACCTGAACTTCCCAATGATGAATTTTTCAAACCTCCTTATGAAGGCAAGGCAGAAACCATCTTAGGCTCATTAAAGTAA
- the dapA gene encoding 4-hydroxy-tetrahydrodipicolinate synthase, producing the protein MGQKFSGAGAALITPFKEDSTIDFDALGNLVGDMISGGIDFLVVLGTTAETATLSQEEKKNVIDFIAEKNAGRLPIVVGAGGNNTKEVVEGLKNLDADKIDGILSVVPYYNKPTQEGIYQHFMQIAKYSPVPVILYNVPGRTGMNMDAATTIRLAEASDKLIAIKEASGDLNELAIILRDRPENFAVFSGDDGLTVPAISLGADGVISVIANGFPAQVAKMVHLAASGDFRKASAQHMQFLKLFNLLFVEGNPGGIKAALNVKGKVQNVLRLPLTKISEIIYREIAEEMKKIN; encoded by the coding sequence ATGGGACAAAAGTTTAGTGGAGCAGGTGCCGCTCTCATAACACCATTTAAAGAAGATAGCACAATTGATTTTGATGCACTTGGAAATTTAGTCGGGGATATGATTTCCGGAGGCATCGACTTTCTCGTTGTTTTAGGAACAACAGCCGAAACCGCTACCCTTTCGCAGGAAGAAAAGAAAAATGTAATTGATTTTATTGCCGAAAAAAATGCCGGACGACTTCCCATCGTTGTGGGCGCCGGAGGAAATAACACGAAAGAAGTAGTTGAAGGACTGAAAAACCTGGATGCAGATAAGATCGACGGAATTCTTTCTGTTGTCCCTTATTACAACAAACCCACGCAGGAAGGCATTTACCAACATTTTATGCAGATTGCCAAATACAGTCCGGTCCCTGTTATTCTGTATAATGTTCCCGGTCGTACCGGTATGAATATGGATGCAGCAACGACCATAAGACTGGCCGAAGCTTCCGACAAATTAATCGCTATTAAAGAAGCCTCAGGCGATTTGAATGAACTCGCTATCATTCTCCGCGACCGTCCCGAAAACTTCGCTGTTTTTTCCGGTGACGACGGCTTGACTGTCCCGGCTATTTCTTTGGGCGCCGACGGAGTTATATCTGTAATTGCCAATGGATTTCCGGCGCAAGTAGCTAAAATGGTGCATTTAGCAGCAAGTGGAGATTTCCGGAAAGCGTCGGCACAACACATGCAGTTTCTAAAACTTTTCAATCTTCTTTTTGTTGAAGGTAACCCGGGAGGGATTAAAGCGGCATTGAATGTAAAAGGCAAAGTACAGAATGTTTTACGTTTGCCTTTAACAAAAATCAGTGAAATCATTTACCGGGAAATTGCCGAAGAAATGAAAAAGATCAACTGA
- a CDS encoding TlpA disulfide reductase family protein, whose product MPNSINDFKTDYPESAYIPYISPLIDEIIEFHKTAESGFSEKTKFIKNYQNLNTLAEIANTLPQGKIYVDVWATWCGPCKAEFAHKKELKTLLQKNGIQILYISVDRDQDSIQWKNMVKFYNLEGFHVRANKELNAELRKIFDRQGSISIPWYILMDSNGEILKKHASRPSQINELEKEISEK is encoded by the coding sequence ATGCCTAATTCAATTAATGATTTTAAAACCGACTACCCTGAAAGCGCATACATCCCGTACATTTCACCGCTGATTGATGAAATAATTGAATTTCACAAAACAGCTGAATCCGGCTTTAGTGAGAAGACCAAATTTATTAAAAATTATCAGAATCTGAATACGTTAGCTGAAATTGCAAACACTTTGCCTCAGGGTAAAATTTACGTCGATGTTTGGGCAACCTGGTGTGGACCATGCAAAGCTGAATTTGCACACAAAAAGGAATTAAAAACATTATTGCAAAAAAACGGCATTCAAATACTATACATATCAGTAGACCGCGACCAAGACTCAATTCAATGGAAAAACATGGTAAAGTTTTATAACCTTGAAGGTTTTCATGTAAGAGCGAATAAAGAACTTAACGCAGAACTAAGAAAAATATTTGACAGACAGGGTTCAATTAGTATCCCATGGTATATTTTAATGGACAGTAATGGGGAAATTCTAAAAAAACATGCAAGCCGACCATCTCAAATAAATGAGTTAGAAAAAGAAATTAGTGAAAAATAA
- the ligA gene encoding NAD-dependent DNA ligase LigA, which produces MTSETTRKRILELREELEQHNYNYYVLNQPTIGDETFDHLMNELIELEKEAPELYDSNSPSQRVGSDINQQFAQVRHTYPMLSLSNTYSESEVREFDQRARKLVDEPFIYVCELKFDGISISLTYENGQLVRAVTRGDGVQGDDVTANVKTIRSVPLKLKGDYPGKFEIRGEVLMPFASFEKLNEARAEAGEPPFANPRNVASGTLKLQNSSDVAKRNLDAVFYYVLGDNLPSDGHMELLEKAKRWGFKTSEHIKACKNVEEIFQFLHYWDEERKNLPVATDGVVIKVNSRRIQEEMGYTAKSPRWAIAYKFKAERLATRLKAVTYQVGRTGAVTPVANLDPILLAGTIVKRASLHNADIIANLDLHIDDQVYVEKGGEIIPKIVGVDTESRKAGAAKVEFITNCPECNTPLKRTEGEAAYYCPNENGCPPQLRGKIEHFCSRGAMDIEGLGKETIRLFFDKGLLTDVAGIYDLPEKQREILALDFFQKKSVENLVTGIENSKKQPFEKVLFGLGIRFIGETAAKKIVRAFRSIEKLEEASLDELIAVDEIGEKMAQSIRNYFDDEKNRILIQRLRKAGLTMEVDEDSLPASEKLKGLTFVISGNFGTSQRRKELGELVEQNGGKNAGSITGKTDYLLAGDKIGPSKREKAEKLKIPIINEDEFLRMIEA; this is translated from the coding sequence ATGACTTCGGAAACGACCCGGAAACGCATTCTGGAATTAAGAGAAGAACTCGAGCAGCATAATTACAATTACTACGTATTAAACCAGCCAACTATCGGTGATGAAACTTTCGACCATTTGATGAATGAACTCATCGAACTGGAGAAAGAGGCGCCGGAATTGTACGATTCCAATTCACCTTCGCAACGCGTAGGCAGTGACATCAACCAGCAGTTTGCACAGGTTCGTCACACCTACCCGATGCTTTCGTTGAGCAACACCTATTCTGAGAGTGAAGTCCGGGAATTTGACCAACGGGCCCGAAAGCTCGTCGATGAACCATTCATTTATGTTTGTGAGCTGAAATTTGACGGGATTTCCATCAGTTTGACGTATGAAAACGGTCAATTAGTTCGTGCCGTAACCCGCGGCGATGGTGTTCAGGGAGACGATGTGACAGCCAATGTAAAAACCATCCGAAGTGTACCGCTAAAGCTGAAAGGTGACTATCCGGGAAAATTTGAGATACGCGGAGAAGTGCTGATGCCTTTTGCTTCGTTTGAAAAGCTGAACGAAGCACGTGCTGAAGCCGGTGAACCACCTTTTGCCAACCCGCGAAATGTAGCTTCAGGAACACTGAAACTGCAGAATTCATCTGACGTAGCCAAGCGAAACCTGGACGCCGTCTTCTATTATGTATTGGGTGATAACCTGCCGTCTGACGGTCATATGGAGTTGTTGGAAAAGGCAAAGAGATGGGGATTCAAAACCTCTGAACATATTAAGGCCTGTAAAAACGTAGAAGAGATATTTCAATTTCTCCATTACTGGGATGAGGAGCGGAAAAATCTTCCGGTTGCTACCGACGGCGTTGTGATTAAAGTGAATTCCCGCAGGATACAGGAAGAGATGGGCTATACGGCCAAATCACCGCGTTGGGCCATTGCTTATAAGTTTAAGGCCGAAAGACTGGCGACCCGTTTGAAAGCCGTCACGTACCAGGTGGGACGGACTGGCGCGGTTACACCGGTCGCTAATTTGGACCCCATATTGTTGGCGGGAACCATTGTTAAAAGAGCTTCCCTCCATAATGCCGATATCATTGCCAACCTCGATCTCCATATCGATGACCAGGTTTACGTGGAAAAAGGCGGGGAAATTATTCCCAAAATTGTGGGGGTCGATACCGAATCCCGAAAGGCAGGCGCTGCTAAAGTTGAATTCATAACCAATTGTCCGGAGTGTAATACACCCCTGAAACGCACGGAAGGCGAAGCTGCCTATTATTGCCCCAACGAAAATGGTTGCCCCCCCCAGCTAAGGGGGAAAATAGAGCATTTCTGTAGTCGTGGCGCCATGGATATTGAAGGACTTGGAAAAGAGACCATCCGGCTTTTCTTTGATAAAGGGTTACTCACCGACGTAGCCGGCATCTATGATCTTCCTGAAAAACAACGAGAAATTCTCGCCCTGGATTTCTTTCAGAAAAAATCGGTGGAGAACCTGGTAACTGGTATTGAGAATTCAAAAAAACAACCTTTTGAGAAGGTGTTGTTCGGTTTGGGTATTCGGTTTATCGGGGAAACAGCTGCCAAAAAAATTGTCCGTGCTTTTCGTTCTATCGAAAAACTGGAAGAAGCTTCGCTGGATGAATTGATTGCTGTAGATGAGATTGGCGAAAAAATGGCTCAGTCCATCCGGAATTATTTTGATGACGAAAAAAACCGTATTTTAATCCAGCGATTACGCAAGGCCGGCCTCACCATGGAAGTTGATGAGGATTCGCTTCCCGCTTCTGAAAAGCTGAAAGGCCTTACGTTTGTGATTTCCGGGAATTTTGGAACATCGCAGCGCAGAAAAGAACTGGGTGAATTAGTGGAACAAAACGGTGGGAAAAACGCCGGCTCTATTACCGGAAAAACAGACTATCTGCTGGCCGGTGACAAAATAGGGCCATCGAAAAGAGAAAAGGCTGAGAAATTAAAAATTCCAATCATCAACGAAGATGAATTTCTCAGGATGATTGAAGCGTAA
- the cysQ gene encoding 3'(2'),5'-bisphosphate nucleotidase CysQ, producing the protein MDKFEPKSLLKPAIRAALEAGEAIMKVHRSRELEVEYKEDDSPVTLADKEASRVIIEMLTPYGFPFLSEEEIFPSYEERQKWDYFWMIDPLDGTKEFIRNGDDFTVNIALIDKNQPVLGVIYVPVTGYLYFGSADKGAYRTANADTLSAGQIFAKGVQLPLKNQHEKFTLVGSLSHMNKETSAYFDKIMAEKGKDNVDVIIRGSSLKMCMVAEGTADCYPRLSNIMEWDIAAGHAICEASGCEVTQWNGKPMVYNKKDFYQPWFRVSR; encoded by the coding sequence ATGGATAAATTTGAACCCAAATCATTATTGAAGCCAGCCATTCGTGCAGCATTGGAAGCTGGTGAAGCCATTATGAAAGTTCATCGGTCAAGGGAACTGGAAGTGGAGTACAAGGAAGATGACAGTCCGGTTACACTGGCTGACAAGGAAGCCAGCCGGGTGATTATTGAAATGCTTACTCCTTATGGTTTCCCCTTTTTAAGCGAAGAAGAAATATTTCCTTCATATGAAGAGCGGCAGAAGTGGGATTATTTCTGGATGATTGATCCGCTCGATGGCACAAAAGAGTTTATTCGTAACGGCGATGATTTTACGGTGAATATTGCGCTTATCGATAAAAACCAGCCGGTATTGGGCGTGATTTACGTCCCGGTTACCGGATATCTCTATTTTGGCAGTGCCGATAAAGGAGCGTACCGCACAGCCAATGCTGATACGCTTTCGGCAGGGCAGATTTTTGCCAAAGGCGTTCAGCTTCCGCTGAAAAATCAGCATGAAAAGTTTACGCTTGTTGGAAGCTTATCACACATGAATAAGGAAACCAGCGCCTATTTCGACAAAATAATGGCCGAAAAGGGAAAAGATAACGTAGATGTGATTATTCGCGGAAGCTCATTAAAAATGTGCATGGTGGCCGAAGGGACCGCCGATTGTTATCCGCGTTTGAGTAATATCATGGAGTGGGATATCGCTGCCGGCCACGCTATCTGCGAAGCATCCGGATGCGAAGTAACGCAATGGAATGGTAAGCCGATGGTTTATAATAAAAAGGATTTTTACCAGCCCTGGTTCCGGGTCAGCCGTTGA
- a CDS encoding IS1595 family transposase yields the protein MSTLGGNIIKMENKFRSLTIFEFQERFPDEDSCYQYLTELKWGTGFVCPNCGHTNYCNGKRLFDRQCTSCHRISSPTSGTLFHQLKFSVLKAFYIVYYVSTSKKGISSTELSRKLGLRQKTCWKFKGKVMKAMESSGNHKIDGKAEVDETVVGGQEEGVVGRKNGKKKLVVFAIERNGKGVSRMYGKVIKQSSSKELGGFMKMTIETSAQIKTDKWRGYSPLVKDFSNLVQVDSGKKGGNFPDLHRCIMGFKGWLRGMHHQVENLQAYIDEYCYRFNRSNMKERIFDSLLTRMVNAEPFPYKQSII from the coding sequence ATGTCTACTTTAGGGGGAAATATTATAAAAATGGAGAACAAATTCAGAAGCCTTACTATTTTTGAGTTTCAGGAACGTTTCCCTGACGAAGATTCTTGTTATCAATATTTGACTGAACTAAAATGGGGGACTGGCTTTGTTTGCCCCAATTGTGGACACACCAATTATTGTAACGGAAAGCGCCTATTCGACAGACAGTGTACCAGTTGCCACCGAATCTCCTCCCCAACGAGCGGGACATTGTTTCACCAGTTAAAGTTCTCGGTATTAAAGGCCTTTTACATTGTTTATTATGTAAGTACGAGTAAAAAAGGGATCAGCAGTACGGAACTAAGCAGAAAGCTTGGGTTAAGACAAAAGACCTGCTGGAAGTTCAAAGGCAAGGTAATGAAAGCCATGGAAAGCAGTGGCAACCATAAAATCGATGGCAAGGCCGAAGTTGATGAAACAGTTGTCGGCGGCCAGGAAGAAGGGGTTGTGGGGAGAAAAAACGGCAAAAAGAAGTTGGTTGTATTTGCCATTGAGAGAAACGGCAAAGGAGTTAGCCGTATGTACGGAAAGGTCATCAAGCAGAGCAGTTCGAAGGAACTTGGTGGGTTTATGAAAATGACCATTGAGACAAGTGCACAAATAAAGACAGATAAATGGCGAGGATATTCCCCTTTGGTAAAAGACTTCAGTAATCTTGTGCAGGTTGATTCAGGGAAAAAGGGCGGCAACTTCCCTGACTTGCACAGGTGTATTATGGGCTTCAAAGGCTGGCTCCGGGGCATGCACCACCAAGTCGAAAATTTGCAAGCCTATATTGATGAATACTGCTACCGGTTTAACCGAAGTAATATGAAGGAAAGAATCTTCGATAGCCTTTTAACCAGAATGGTTAATGCAGAGCCCTTCCCTTATAAACAAAGTATTATTTAA
- a CDS encoding exonuclease domain-containing protein: MYAIIDIETTGTSHRNGKITEIAVYIHDGQQVTDSFVSLINPECFIPYNITRLTGISNEMVADAPKFYEVAKQLVEITAGQIFVAHNVTFDYNFVKEEFKRLGYDYRRKTLCTVQLSRKLLPGHRSYSLGNLCSDLNISIDGRHRAGGDAFATVKLFEILIRQNNEQTQNLFSNAPKELSKETLEALPGQTGVYYFLNDPGEIIYIGKSKDIHQRVLSHLANNSTKKAIEMRSKLVNIDWQITGSELVSLLLESDEIKSHQPLYNRALRRTRFHYGLFTYQDEAGYQRFEVRKIIDGKLPLTSFYSAAEAKEYLHDLVDKYQLCQKLCGLYQTDGSCFHYEIKSCNGACIGEEAPDDYNQRAEMAAAKLQFRSPNFFILEEGRRKGEWVVVKVQNGRYTGFGYVDEENSNEGIGALHGCISSRQDNRDTQGIIRSYLKKHPATRIIEFDPGERPDLAGERKL; this comes from the coding sequence ATGTATGCCATAATTGACATAGAAACCACCGGGACCAGTCACCGGAACGGGAAAATTACTGAAATTGCTGTCTACATTCACGATGGTCAACAGGTTACGGATTCATTCGTCAGCCTCATCAATCCGGAGTGCTTCATCCCATACAACATTACCCGGTTGACCGGCATTTCCAACGAGATGGTGGCTGACGCGCCCAAGTTCTACGAAGTGGCCAAACAGCTTGTAGAGATTACGGCAGGGCAGATTTTTGTGGCACATAATGTGACATTCGACTACAACTTTGTCAAGGAAGAATTTAAACGACTGGGATACGATTACCGCCGGAAAACGCTTTGTACGGTTCAGCTGAGCCGAAAATTACTTCCGGGGCACCGCTCCTATTCATTGGGAAACCTATGCTCCGATTTGAATATCTCGATCGATGGACGCCACCGGGCCGGCGGCGATGCTTTTGCTACCGTGAAATTGTTCGAAATTCTGATACGGCAGAATAACGAGCAAACGCAGAATCTGTTTTCCAATGCTCCGAAAGAGCTTTCGAAAGAAACACTCGAAGCACTTCCCGGGCAGACCGGCGTGTACTACTTTCTGAATGACCCGGGAGAAATCATCTACATCGGGAAAAGCAAGGACATCCATCAACGGGTTCTTTCGCACCTGGCCAACAACAGCACGAAGAAGGCCATCGAAATGCGCAGCAAACTGGTGAACATCGATTGGCAGATTACCGGCAGCGAGTTGGTTTCGCTGTTGCTCGAGTCGGATGAGATTAAAAGTCATCAGCCATTGTACAACCGGGCGCTACGGCGTACCCGTTTCCACTATGGCTTGTTTACTTACCAGGATGAAGCGGGTTACCAGCGCTTCGAAGTCAGGAAGATTATCGACGGGAAATTGCCGCTGACCAGTTTTTATTCGGCTGCTGAAGCCAAAGAATATTTGCATGATTTGGTTGACAAATACCAATTATGCCAAAAGCTCTGCGGCCTGTATCAAACCGATGGTTCCTGCTTTCACTACGAAATAAAGAGTTGCAACGGTGCCTGCATCGGCGAAGAAGCACCTGATGATTACAACCAACGGGCTGAAATGGCGGCAGCTAAGCTTCAGTTTCGTTCGCCCAACTTTTTCATTCTGGAAGAGGGACGCAGGAAAGGCGAATGGGTTGTCGTAAAAGTACAGAATGGCCGTTACACAGGCTTTGGTTACGTCGACGAAGAAAATTCGAACGAAGGTATTGGAGCCCTGCACGGTTGCATTTCTTCCCGGCAGGACAACCGCGATACCCAGGGAATCATTCGCAGTTACCTGAAGAAGCATCCGGCAACGCGCATCATTGAATTTGATCCTGGAGAACGGCCAGATCTGGCAGGTGAACGGAAATTATGA
- a CDS encoding DapH/DapD/GlmU-related protein has product MIDIEFFIENFKSTILQDINMQPWEVVENLQHILSQHLRKLSADYKIENNIAIHKSATIEKGVVLKGIIIVSENCFIGANAYLRGPIFLSKSVRIGPSSEIKQSIIFDNSAIAHFNYIGNSIIGQNTNFEAGSICANHYNERQEKRIFVKQNNQLIDTKIEKFGSLVGDNSKIGANAVLSPGTILEKNSVVKRLELIEQIK; this is encoded by the coding sequence ATGATAGACATTGAATTTTTTATAGAGAATTTTAAATCAACAATTTTGCAAGACATCAATATGCAACCTTGGGAAGTTGTTGAAAATTTACAACATATATTATCACAGCATTTAAGGAAATTAAGTGCTGACTACAAAATTGAGAACAATATTGCTATACACAAATCCGCAACCATTGAAAAAGGAGTAGTGTTGAAGGGAATAATTATTGTTTCAGAAAATTGCTTTATAGGTGCGAATGCATATTTGCGCGGACCAATTTTCTTAAGTAAATCTGTTCGAATTGGACCGAGTTCTGAAATAAAGCAATCCATAATTTTTGACAATTCTGCTATTGCACATTTTAACTATATTGGGAATAGTATAATTGGGCAGAATACAAATTTTGAAGCAGGTTCAATTTGTGCGAACCATTATAATGAAAGACAGGAGAAAAGAATTTTTGTAAAACAAAACAATCAATTAATTGACACAAAAATTGAAAAGTTCGGGTCGTTAGTTGGAGATAATTCTAAAATTGGAGCGAACGCAGTTTTATCACCAGGGACAATTTTAGAAAAGAACAGTGTTGTAAAACGACTTGAACTAATTGAACAAATAAAATGA
- a CDS encoding NAD(P)-dependent alcohol dehydrogenase, which yields MKIKAAVLNAPREEFKITDAQLNTELHPEEVLVKVVATGLCHTDISIRDMQMPFPFPSILGHEGAGIVEKVGSAVTKVQVGDHVVLAPASCGKCTYCKDGHPSYCEKFFPLNFGNGHRSDGSCPIHGEEGQELNTFFFGQSSFATYSLIEENNVVKVSKDIQLEILGPLGCGIQTGAGATLNVLQPRPGQSIVIFGIGPVGLSALMAAKASGCTTIVAVDVHDNRLELAKELGATHTINSRNEVVSEVITRDIIPGGLHYAFDTTGRSEVIEQAILSLRYMGRCALVGVSEKEKMEVTYNNLMMGKSIEFVIEGDSVPDIFIPRLINMYQQGIFPFDKLIKFYDLEEINQAVEDSESGKTLKAILRMPQ from the coding sequence ATGAAAATAAAAGCAGCAGTATTAAATGCACCTCGCGAAGAGTTCAAAATTACGGATGCTCAATTGAATACAGAATTGCATCCTGAAGAAGTATTAGTAAAAGTTGTGGCAACAGGTTTATGTCATACGGATATTTCCATCCGTGATATGCAGATGCCTTTTCCTTTTCCTTCTATTCTGGGGCACGAAGGTGCGGGAATTGTAGAAAAAGTAGGTAGTGCCGTTACAAAAGTTCAGGTAGGCGACCACGTGGTGCTGGCACCAGCCAGTTGTGGAAAATGTACCTACTGCAAAGATGGGCACCCATCTTATTGTGAGAAGTTTTTCCCATTAAATTTTGGTAATGGGCATCGTTCTGATGGTTCTTGTCCAATTCATGGTGAAGAAGGGCAGGAACTGAACACCTTTTTCTTTGGTCAATCTTCTTTCGCAACCTACTCGCTAATTGAAGAAAACAACGTTGTTAAAGTTAGTAAGGATATTCAGTTGGAAATTTTGGGGCCTTTAGGCTGCGGAATTCAAACAGGTGCCGGCGCTACTTTAAATGTATTACAGCCTCGTCCGGGACAAAGTATAGTGATATTTGGTATTGGTCCGGTGGGTTTGTCAGCCCTAATGGCTGCTAAAGCGTCAGGTTGTACAACCATCGTTGCGGTGGATGTACACGATAATCGCCTTGAGTTAGCCAAAGAGCTGGGGGCAACACATACGATCAATAGCCGAAATGAAGTGGTTTCTGAGGTAATCACCAGAGATATTATTCCAGGAGGTTTACATTATGCTTTCGATACTACAGGCCGTAGTGAAGTAATAGAACAGGCAATATTATCGCTCCGCTATATGGGCCGTTGTGCTTTGGTCGGGGTATCTGAAAAAGAAAAAATGGAAGTTACCTACAACAACTTGATGATGGGCAAATCCATAGAGTTTGTGATTGAAGGGGATAGTGTTCCAGATATATTTATTCCGAGATTAATCAATATGTACCAACAGGGTATTTTTCCATTCGATAAATTAATTAAATTTTATGATTTGGAAGAAATCAACCAGGCAGTTGAAGATTCAGAATCGGGAAAAACATTGAAGGCTATTTTACGTATGCCTCAATAA